One window from the genome of Bacillus rossius redtenbacheri isolate Brsri chromosome 12, Brsri_v3, whole genome shotgun sequence encodes:
- the LOC134537920 gene encoding protein archease-like isoform X4, with the protein MIHAWGDSLREAFEQCATAMFGYMTELEYVEMREVKEVEAEGHDMLSLLFHFLDECLFLFCDDPFFIVRKVKITEFDGENLRIKARCYGEEFRLGKHPQGTEVKAITYSNMQVHDNENQHEVFVIIDI; encoded by the exons GATCCACGCGTGGGGCGACTCGCTGCGAGAGGCGTTCGAGCAGTGTGCGACCGCCATGTTCGGGTACATGACGGAGCTGGAGTACGTGGAGATGAGGGAGGTGAAGGAGGTGGAGGCCGAAGGTCACGACATGCTGTCGCTGCTGTTCCACTTCCTGGACGAGTGCCTGTTCCTCTTCTGCGACGACCCCTTCTTCATCGTGCGG AAAGTGAAGATCACGGAGTTTGACGGAGAGAACTTGCGCATCAAGGCGCGGTGCTACGGCGAGGAGTTCCGGCTCGGGAAGCACCCTCAGGGCACGGAAGTGAAGGCCATCACGTACTCCAACATGCAGGTCCACGACAACGAGAACCAGCACGAAGTGTTCGTCATCATCGACATCTGA
- the LOC134537920 gene encoding uncharacterized protein LOC134537920 isoform X2 — protein MIHAWGDSLREAFEQCATAMFGYMTELEYVEMREVKEVEAEGHDMLSLLFHFLDECLFLFCDDPFFIVRVRQAPAPAGVQPGVTSSSPHHASSVVTHCGAVIHSSINLSIYPYIHQSIHLYIHQSIHTSISPSPQQSELIPKQPYFLRVVKVMYFVRITAVTEVIIHITLLSTIHAYSSQFTCLLYGEYARYLGLLLIFIITELS, from the coding sequence GATCCACGCGTGGGGCGACTCGCTGCGAGAGGCGTTCGAGCAGTGTGCGACCGCCATGTTCGGGTACATGACGGAGCTGGAGTACGTGGAGATGAGGGAGGTGAAGGAGGTGGAGGCCGAAGGTCACGACATGCTGTCGCTGCTGTTCCACTTCCTGGACGAGTGCCTGTTCCTCTTCTGCGACGACCCCTTCTTCATCGTGCGGGTGAGGCAGGCTCCAGCACCAGCTGGGGTTCAACCTGGAGTTACTTCATCCTCACCTCATCACGCCTCGTCTGTAGTGACGCACTGTGGAGCCGTAATCCACTCATCCATCAATCTATCCATTTATCCATACATTCATCAATCCATCCATCTCTACATCCATCAATCCATCCATACATCCATCAGTCCATCACCACAGCAATCTGAGTTGATTCCCAAACAACCTTATTTTTTGCGAGTGGTAAAAGTGATGTACTTTGTTAGAATCACTGCTGTAACTGAGGTCATCATTCACATCACACTTCTTAGTACAATACATGCCTACAGCTCTCAGTTCACATGTCTGCTGTATGGTGAGTATGCACGTTACTTAGGCTTgctacttatttttataattactgaACTGAGCTGA
- the LOC134537920 gene encoding uncharacterized protein LOC134537920 isoform X1, producing MMSEFTKEELELSPCKYEYLDHTADVQIHAWGDSLREAFEQCATAMFGYMTELEYVEMREVKEVEAEGHDMLSLLFHFLDECLFLFCDDPFFIVRVRQAPAPAGVQPGVTSSSPHHASSVVTHCGAVIHSSINLSIYPYIHQSIHLYIHQSIHTSISPSPQQSELIPKQPYFLRVVKVMYFVRITAVTEVIIHITLLSTIHAYSSQFTCLLYGEYARYLGLLLIFIITELS from the exons atttggACCACACCGCTGATGTTCA GATCCACGCGTGGGGCGACTCGCTGCGAGAGGCGTTCGAGCAGTGTGCGACCGCCATGTTCGGGTACATGACGGAGCTGGAGTACGTGGAGATGAGGGAGGTGAAGGAGGTGGAGGCCGAAGGTCACGACATGCTGTCGCTGCTGTTCCACTTCCTGGACGAGTGCCTGTTCCTCTTCTGCGACGACCCCTTCTTCATCGTGCGGGTGAGGCAGGCTCCAGCACCAGCTGGGGTTCAACCTGGAGTTACTTCATCCTCACCTCATCACGCCTCGTCTGTAGTGACGCACTGTGGAGCCGTAATCCACTCATCCATCAATCTATCCATTTATCCATACATTCATCAATCCATCCATCTCTACATCCATCAATCCATCCATACATCCATCAGTCCATCACCACAGCAATCTGAGTTGATTCCCAAACAACCTTATTTTTTGCGAGTGGTAAAAGTGATGTACTTTGTTAGAATCACTGCTGTAACTGAGGTCATCATTCACATCACACTTCTTAGTACAATACATGCCTACAGCTCTCAGTTCACATGTCTGCTGTATGGTGAGTATGCACGTTACTTAGGCTTgctacttatttttataattactgaACTGAGCTGA